In the Candidatus Sericytochromatia bacterium genome, one interval contains:
- a CDS encoding type IV pilus twitching motility protein PilT, producing MHILDFLRVAVHKGASDIHIKTNSPPMLRIDGRIVPTEWPSLTADEARQSLFAIMTSEQRERFERQKEMDMSLIIEGLARFRMNVYSEQGFIGAALRVIPLEPIPMDDLNLPPVLKKLSLERQGLVLVTGPTGSGKSTTLAAMVDFINTTKDVHIVTIEDPIEFYYSNKKSIVTQRELGLDTTNFPTALKYALRQDPDVILIGEMRDQETILAAMKAAETGHLVLSTLHTTDSVQTITRIMNTFPPAEREALRHELSVVLRGCIAQRLIQRSDGPGRVACHEILIGTPTVSDLIMKNEIGACYDIIAQGGMDGMMSMNNAIFNYYQDEIISLDDALSYSDNPNELQRMMRGAFHGSGLGG from the coding sequence ATGCATATTCTCGACTTCCTGCGGGTGGCCGTTCACAAGGGCGCCTCGGACATCCACATCAAGACCAACAGCCCCCCGATGCTGCGCATCGACGGGCGCATCGTGCCGACCGAATGGCCCTCGCTGACGGCGGACGAGGCGCGTCAGTCGCTGTTTGCGATCATGACCTCGGAACAGCGCGAGCGCTTCGAACGCCAGAAAGAAATGGACATGTCGCTGATCATCGAAGGCCTGGCCCGCTTTCGTATGAACGTCTACTCGGAGCAAGGCTTCATCGGGGCGGCCCTGCGCGTGATTCCGCTGGAACCGATTCCGATGGACGACCTGAACCTGCCACCGGTCCTGAAGAAGCTCTCGCTTGAACGGCAGGGTCTGGTGCTGGTGACGGGGCCGACGGGTTCGGGCAAATCGACCACGCTGGCGGCCATGGTGGACTTCATCAACACCACCAAGGATGTCCACATCGTCACGATCGAGGACCCGATCGAGTTTTACTACTCGAACAAGAAGTCGATCGTGACCCAGCGGGAGTTGGGGCTCGACACCACCAACTTCCCCACCGCGCTGAAGTATGCCCTGCGTCAGGACCCCGACGTGATTCTGATCGGGGAAATGCGTGACCAGGAAACCATCCTGGCCGCGATGAAGGCCGCTGAGACGGGCCACCTGGTGCTGTCGACCTTGCACACGACGGACTCCGTCCAGACCATCACCCGCATCATGAATACCTTTCCGCCGGCCGAACGCGAGGCCTTGCGGCACGAACTGTCGGTGGTCTTGCGCGGCTGCATTGCCCAGCGCCTGATCCAGCGCAGCGATGGCCCGGGGCGCGTGGCCTGTCATGAAATCCTGATCGGCACGCCCACCGTCTCCGACCTGATCATGAAAAACGAGATCGGGGCCTGTTACGACATCATCGCCCAGGGGGGCATGGACGGCATGATGTCGATGAACAATGCCATCTTCAACTACTACCAGGACGAGATCATCTCGCTCGACGACGCGCTCAGCTACAGCGACAACCCGAACGAATTGCAGCGCATGATGCGCGGCGCCTTCCACGGCAGCGGCCTGGGCGGCTGA
- the serS gene encoding serine--tRNA ligase, whose product MLDIRLIRQDPDSVLTSLRRRHSSLDLAALQDLDGRFRENQTRLDALRAERNAASAQIAKRKQAGEDASDLLAAMKGHSEEIKALEADQGEIEAARAAFMLTIPNLLDASVPEGADEDANVEVRRWGTPASFEYEPKGHHELGEALGILDFERAAKLAGSRFVLMKGLAARMERAVMNLMLDMHTGEHGYTEVLPPFINNAETLTANGNLPKFEDQLFHLSGTPYYLIPTAEVPLTNIYRDEIVDEAMLPMYLTAGTPCFRSEAGAAGKDTKGMIRVHQFDKVEMVKIVPPAGSFDELERMVANAEAILQRLGLPYRVVLLCGGDTGFNSAKTYDLEVWFPAQGKYREISSCSNCTDFQARRGNMRFRDAAGKLHHPHTLNGSGLAVGRTVAAIFENYQQADGSIAVPEALRPYMGGVERIAGV is encoded by the coding sequence ATGCTCGACATTCGTCTCATTCGCCAGGACCCGGACTCGGTGCTCACCAGCCTGCGCCGCCGTCACAGCAGCCTCGACCTGGCCGCCTTGCAGGACCTCGATGGGCGCTTCCGCGAGAACCAGACCCGGCTGGATGCGCTGCGCGCTGAACGCAATGCGGCCAGTGCCCAGATTGCCAAGCGCAAGCAGGCGGGTGAGGACGCGTCCGACCTGCTGGCCGCCATGAAAGGCCATTCGGAGGAGATCAAGGCGCTGGAGGCCGACCAGGGCGAGATCGAAGCGGCCCGCGCCGCCTTCATGCTCACCATCCCGAACCTGCTAGACGCCAGCGTGCCGGAGGGGGCCGATGAGGACGCCAACGTGGAGGTGCGGCGCTGGGGCACGCCGGCCAGCTTTGAATACGAACCCAAGGGGCACCACGAACTGGGGGAGGCGCTGGGCATTCTGGATTTCGAGCGCGCGGCCAAGCTGGCGGGCTCTCGCTTCGTGCTGATGAAGGGCCTGGCCGCCCGGATGGAGCGGGCGGTCATGAACCTGATGCTCGACATGCACACGGGCGAGCACGGCTACACCGAGGTGCTGCCGCCCTTCATCAACAACGCCGAGACGCTCACGGCCAATGGCAACCTGCCCAAGTTCGAGGACCAGCTGTTCCACCTGAGTGGCACGCCCTATTACCTGATTCCAACGGCCGAGGTGCCGCTCACCAACATCTATCGCGACGAGATCGTCGACGAGGCGATGCTGCCGATGTACCTGACGGCCGGCACGCCCTGTTTCCGCTCCGAGGCGGGCGCCGCCGGCAAGGACACCAAGGGCATGATCCGCGTCCACCAGTTCGACAAGGTGGAAATGGTCAAGATCGTGCCACCAGCCGGTAGTTTCGACGAACTGGAGCGCATGGTGGCCAACGCCGAAGCGATCCTGCAGCGCCTCGGCCTGCCCTACCGGGTGGTCTTGCTGTGCGGGGGCGATACCGGCTTCAATTCAGCCAAGACCTACGACCTCGAGGTCTGGTTCCCGGCGCAGGGCAAGTACCGGGAGATTTCCAGCTGTTCCAACTGCACCGACTTCCAGGCCCGTCGGGGCAACATGCGTTTCCGCGATGCCGCCGGCAAGCTGCATCACCCGCACACCTTGAATGGCAGTGGTCTGGCGGTCGGTCGGACCGTCGCCGCGATTTTCGAGAACTACCAGCAGGCGGACGGCTCGATTGCGGTGCCGGAGGCGTTAAGGCCCTACATGGGCGGGGTAGAGAGGATCGCGGGCGTCTGA
- a CDS encoding Crp/Fnr family transcriptional regulator, translated as MGNSLVFLQRVSIFSGVGQDSLERIASITQEKNFPKKSIIFHEGDRGDTLYILKSGRVKISKITEDGREKTLALMQPGEFFGEMAIFDEQARSATAEVLDEQAVVFTLNKRDFERLIIEHPTIALKIMRDLTRRIRLVNQQVEDLAFKDVHERVASTLKNLAEVEGRPIGAKVLINLKMTHQDLANMVGSSRETVTRALNRLQDEGIISISHQQITINQPKQLQIW; from the coding sequence ATGGGAAACAGCCTCGTTTTTCTCCAACGCGTTTCAATTTTCAGCGGGGTCGGACAGGATAGTCTCGAACGCATCGCTAGCATCACCCAGGAAAAGAATTTCCCCAAGAAGAGCATCATCTTCCACGAAGGGGATCGGGGGGATACCCTCTACATCCTCAAGTCCGGTCGCGTGAAGATCTCCAAGATCACCGAAGACGGCCGTGAGAAGACCCTGGCGCTCATGCAGCCCGGCGAATTTTTCGGCGAGATGGCCATTTTCGATGAGCAAGCCCGGTCGGCCACGGCCGAGGTGCTCGATGAGCAGGCCGTCGTCTTCACCCTCAACAAGCGCGATTTCGAGCGGCTGATCATCGAGCATCCGACCATTGCGCTGAAGATCATGCGCGACCTGACCCGGCGCATCCGCCTGGTCAACCAGCAGGTCGAGGACCTCGCCTTCAAGGATGTGCACGAGCGGGTTGCCAGCACGCTCAAGAACCTGGCCGAAGTCGAGGGCCGTCCCATCGGCGCCAAGGTGCTGATCAATCTCAAGATGACCCACCAGGACCTGGCCAACATGGTCGGTTCCTCGCGGGAAACCGTGACCCGGGCGCTCAACCGCCTGCAGGACGAAGGCATCATCTCGATTTCGCACCAGCAGATCACCATCAATCAGCCCAAGCAGCTGCAGATCTGGTAA
- a CDS encoding pseudouridine-5'-phosphate glycosidase: protein MQAVSPIQFSEEVAAARQAGQPLVALETTILTHGMPWPANVETALEVEAIIRAGGAVPATMAILGGVPRAGLTRAELETLGRATGVIKASRRDLAVLAAQGADGATTVAGTMVLAHMAGIAVFVTGGIGGVHRGATRSMDVSADLLELARTPVAVVCAGVKSILDIGLTLEVLETHGVPVLGYGTDRFPAFYVPDSGHEVPARVDSPAAAAAVIATQRAWGLGGVVVANPIPAAEAIAGEAIEAVIAATLADAEAQGVTGKAITPWVLAELNRRTAGASLSANMALIRHNARLGAAIAVALAERS, encoded by the coding sequence ATGCAAGCCGTGAGCCCCATTCAGTTCTCCGAGGAAGTGGCCGCCGCCAGGCAGGCAGGCCAGCCCCTGGTGGCCCTGGAAACCACCATCCTGACCCACGGCATGCCCTGGCCGGCCAACGTGGAAACGGCCCTGGAGGTCGAGGCGATCATCCGGGCAGGCGGGGCCGTGCCCGCCACCATGGCGATCCTGGGCGGCGTCCCGCGCGCGGGCCTGACCCGGGCCGAGCTCGAAACGCTCGGGCGCGCCACCGGCGTGATCAAGGCCAGCCGGCGCGATCTGGCCGTGCTGGCGGCCCAGGGAGCCGATGGCGCCACGACCGTGGCCGGCACCATGGTGCTGGCCCACATGGCCGGGATCGCGGTCTTCGTTACCGGAGGCATCGGGGGTGTTCACCGAGGGGCCACACGCTCCATGGACGTCTCCGCCGACCTGCTGGAACTGGCCCGCACGCCGGTCGCGGTGGTCTGCGCCGGCGTGAAGAGCATCCTGGACATCGGCCTCACGCTCGAAGTGCTGGAAACCCACGGCGTCCCCGTGCTGGGGTACGGCACGGATCGCTTCCCGGCCTTTTACGTGCCGGATTCCGGCCACGAGGTGCCGGCCCGGGTCGACAGCCCTGCGGCGGCGGCGGCCGTGATCGCGACGCAGCGCGCCTGGGGGCTGGGCGGGGTGGTGGTGGCCAATCCGATTCCGGCCGCCGAGGCGATCGCCGGGGAAGCCATCGAGGCCGTGATCGCGGCCACCCTGGCGGACGCCGAGGCGCAGGGCGTCACGGGCAAGGCCATCACGCCGTGGGTGCTTGCCGAACTGAACCGGCGCACGGCCGGGGCGAGCCTGTCGGCCAACATGGCCTTGATCCGGCACAACGCCAGGCTGGGCGCGGCGATCGCCGTGGCGCTGGCCGAACGAAGCTGA
- a CDS encoding S8 family peptidase — protein sequence MNRRPITTSLLLGLALFGCNRAVTPLAPAAAGSGLAAQNVTGELLVALKPGLTRAAYGRLQADLGLQTVRRVAPLAIEVVRPRGPVAEALQALQGRPEVRWVEANAKESLPPLRKLDAPQTSPQRAEEGDPLRDKQWGLAKVQAPEAWAVTPGRKDVVLAIIDTGIDYNHPDLAGRVIKGRDFVNNDDDPMDGHAHGTHCAGIAGASANNGIGISGVAPGVTLMAVKVLSDQGSGSTDGVCAGIAWAADQGAKVISLSLGGPGGKQAKQEAVDYARAKGAVVVAAMGNNGGNVAVYPGASTGVISVGATTADDTRASFSNFGTWITVTAPGHTILSTVPGGAYQAYSGTSMATPFVAGLAALLRSAAPDLSEEALRQRITSSAADLGKTGFDPQFGHGRINVLKALSASR from the coding sequence ATGAACCGTCGTCCGATCACCACCTCCCTGTTGCTGGGCCTGGCGCTGTTTGGCTGCAACCGGGCTGTCACGCCCCTGGCGCCGGCGGCTGCAGGCTCGGGCCTGGCCGCCCAGAATGTGACCGGGGAGCTGCTGGTGGCGCTGAAGCCTGGCCTGACCCGCGCGGCTTACGGGCGCCTGCAAGCCGACCTGGGTCTGCAGACGGTCCGTCGCGTGGCCCCCCTCGCGATCGAGGTCGTCCGTCCCCGTGGTCCGGTCGCCGAGGCGCTGCAGGCGCTGCAAGGCCGGCCGGAGGTGCGCTGGGTTGAGGCCAATGCGAAGGAAAGCCTGCCCCCGCTGCGCAAGCTGGACGCGCCCCAGACGTCCCCACAGCGGGCCGAGGAAGGCGACCCCCTGCGCGACAAGCAATGGGGCCTGGCCAAGGTGCAGGCACCTGAGGCCTGGGCGGTGACGCCGGGTCGCAAGGACGTGGTGCTGGCCATCATCGACACCGGCATCGACTACAATCACCCGGACCTGGCCGGGCGCGTGATCAAGGGCCGCGACTTCGTGAACAACGACGACGACCCGATGGACGGTCATGCCCACGGCACGCACTGTGCCGGCATTGCAGGCGCCAGTGCCAACAATGGTATCGGCATCTCAGGCGTGGCTCCCGGCGTGACCCTCATGGCCGTCAAGGTGCTGTCCGACCAGGGGTCGGGCTCGACCGACGGCGTCTGCGCCGGCATCGCCTGGGCGGCGGACCAGGGCGCCAAGGTGATCAGCCTGAGCCTGGGAGGCCCCGGCGGCAAGCAAGCCAAGCAAGAGGCCGTCGACTATGCCCGCGCCAAGGGGGCCGTGGTGGTGGCGGCCATGGGCAACAACGGGGGCAACGTGGCCGTCTATCCCGGCGCCTCGACCGGCGTCATCTCGGTGGGCGCCACCACGGCCGATGACACCCGGGCCTCATTCTCCAATTTTGGCACCTGGATCACCGTGACGGCCCCTGGACATACCATTCTCTCGACCGTGCCGGGCGGTGCCTACCAGGCCTATTCGGGCACCTCGATGGCCACCCCCTTCGTGGCGGGCCTGGCGGCCCTGCTGCGCAGCGCCGCACCGGACCTGTCCGAGGAGGCGCTGCGTCAGCGCATCACCTCGTCGGCCGCGGATCTGGGGAAAACCGGCTTCGACCCTCAGTTTGGCCACGGCCGCATCAACGTGCTCAAGGCCCTGTCCGCGTCGCGCTGA
- a CDS encoding S8 family peptidase encodes MTRPLSFTALLAAFTLSACAPALAPAAPPREAPAGLTAQARARELLIGHTRGQGAALRASLSNQWGLAVVDAIPALDVVVVKAPTDLAGTLSRLRRAPGVRFVEANAVETLPALQREPLLLTPRPTADDPLSEQQWGLEKARVREAWRITRGSRDTRIAIIDTGIDYTHPDLADHVVKGPDFVNGDDDPMDDNTHGTHCAGIAGASAENGIGVAGVAPGATLMAVKVMDKQGTGEVANICKGIVWAADQGAHVISVSLGGRGGPEAKQAAVDYARSKGALVVAAMGNDGQFLAFYPAANKGVFAVGATTQQDTRADFSNMGVWMSVTAPGHKILSTVLRGGYWALSGTSMATPHVAGLAALVKSRKPDMTAEAIAQQIRRHAQDLGKPGFDEEYGHGRIDAERTLAGL; translated from the coding sequence TTGACTCGCCCCCTGTCGTTTACCGCGTTGCTCGCGGCCTTCACCCTCTCGGCCTGCGCCCCCGCGCTGGCCCCTGCCGCTCCGCCCCGCGAGGCGCCAGCGGGCCTCACGGCTCAGGCGCGCGCGCGCGAACTGCTGATCGGCCACACCCGCGGCCAGGGCGCCGCCCTGCGGGCCAGCCTGTCGAACCAGTGGGGCCTGGCCGTGGTGGATGCGATTCCGGCGCTGGACGTGGTCGTGGTCAAAGCCCCCACGGACCTGGCGGGTACGCTCTCCCGCCTGCGCCGCGCGCCGGGCGTGCGCTTCGTCGAAGCCAACGCGGTGGAAACCCTGCCCGCGCTCCAGCGAGAGCCCTTGCTGCTGACGCCCCGACCGACGGCCGATGATCCGCTGAGCGAGCAGCAGTGGGGGCTGGAAAAAGCGCGCGTGCGCGAAGCCTGGCGCATCACGCGCGGCAGCCGCGACACGCGCATCGCCATCATCGACACCGGCATCGATTACACCCATCCCGACCTCGCGGACCACGTCGTGAAGGGCCCGGACTTCGTGAACGGCGACGATGACCCGATGGACGACAACACCCACGGCACGCACTGCGCCGGCATTGCAGGCGCCAGCGCCGAAAACGGCATCGGGGTGGCCGGCGTGGCCCCCGGCGCCACCCTGATGGCCGTCAAGGTCATGGACAAGCAGGGAACGGGCGAGGTCGCCAACATCTGCAAGGGCATCGTCTGGGCCGCGGACCAGGGCGCGCACGTGATCAGCGTGAGTTTGGGCGGGCGCGGCGGTCCGGAAGCCAAGCAGGCCGCGGTGGATTACGCCCGCAGCAAGGGCGCGCTGGTGGTGGCCGCCATGGGCAATGACGGCCAGTTTCTGGCCTTCTATCCCGCCGCCAACAAGGGCGTCTTTGCGGTCGGCGCCACCACTCAGCAGGACACCCGGGCCGATTTCTCGAACATGGGCGTCTGGATGAGCGTGACGGCGCCTGGTCACAAGATCCTCTCGACCGTGCTGCGCGGCGGCTACTGGGCCCTGTCCGGCACCTCGATGGCCACACCGCATGTGGCCGGCCTGGCGGCCCTGGTGAAGAGCCGAAAACCGGACATGACGGCCGAGGCGATCGCCCAGCAGATCCGCCGCCACGCCCAGGACCTCGGCAAGCCAGGCTTCGACGAGGAGTACGGCCACGGGCGGATCGACGCCGAACGCACCCTGGCAGGGCTGTGA